Genomic window (Arachis hypogaea cultivar Tifrunner chromosome 13, arahy.Tifrunner.gnm2.J5K5, whole genome shotgun sequence):
aaagataaaaaatttaaaaccttttatttaaaaatgaaaagGATAATTAAGAGTATTAGTATATGTTTCTATGTCTTGCATGAAATAATatacaaaattatataaaatatttttttaattttttaaaataaaaccttgtataattatttttgttataaaaaatttataaagttaATTGAATTTAAAGTTTAACTATCTTTAATATTGAAAATAATGAAATCAATgagtaataattttatttgttttcaaagtATAATAATTACTCATTAATAGTAATATATAGTTTGTAATTACATTgatgtttaattattctgttagttcttacagtttcatcaaatttttaattaggtctctatacttttttttcttttcaattaaattcctacattatttttaattttgtaattaggtcatttttatgtaaaaaacgttaaaattaacaggatatttctcccaaaatacatgcggtcaaagatctagttaggtttttaattatgaataccttcaatttgcgaaaaaaaaattcaattaacccTAACATTTTTTTACACTAGAAAGGaccttattataaaattaaaagcaatgtAAAGacccaattgaaagaaaaaaaaaagtataaaaacttaattgtaaatttagtaaaactataagtaccaacagaataattaaaccttaaattaaaatatttccattagaattttatcttttcaaagaTTTCTCTTTAAATAACATTAATGGTTAAACTTGTagacatttttttataattcatgAGTAAAActttcaaaatctctcttatgtTAAAATCGATTTGAACAAATATAATCTAATATGAgatcaaatttatccttgaactacCTTCTTTATTATCATAACAAAAAAACCTATTAGAGaaaactgtttttgttaaaatttatctaaaatagaaaaagaaatataaacaatgaaaaaaaaatctacaatttaaaattaaaatatttaccatcaagaaagaaaatgaagagaaacTTTTAGTAAACAACTCAAACGTTAACGTGACAATAAATTgaatctaataatatatatttgaattaattaaattaaattattgatataataaattaattataattatttagtacaataaattaagttaaataaataaaaaatatcttataaatatgtcatataaaaattatactatttttaaaaacaattaatcaagatacaaaaaaaaattaatacaaatcaaaacaaaatcaattcaattattcttataaaatcaaataataatataattgattatttaatactgttaaataaataaataaaaaacacttTTAAGAATAGGCCACatcatttttctaatttttctaaTTAGTTATAGGGTGAGATAATGATAATTTACCGCGGGGTTAACCGTTGTTGAACATTTAAGAGTGACTCTGATATATGCAAGCATTTTCCTCAAGAATGGAACAACATGACATGTTTACGCGACCAGACATGTTATTTTAGTAGATTCCACTTATGACTTAAATAATGCAACGTTTTCCCTAATTTCTAGGACAAAAATAAAACGTGACAATGTTTGACGTGACCGATCACAACCCTGTAATTTTGTTTCTGTTTGACCCCTCTATTCTTAGCATGGAACGTTTAGAAGGTAGTTTCGGAGAAGCTACAACATTCCAAGAAGATGGTTCAAAGATAAATATGGTGAATGTTTATCTGCCATCTAGATGTCAAAACAGATGCAATAAAACTTTGCTTCTACATCATACATTCATACGTTGGTCATCTAGATAAGAGTTCTcttataaaaaaaggaaaaaaagaaaaagtaataatAGCCCTCTCAAGTTGTGTCCCTCTAGATAATAGCTAATTTTCTTAGTATCTTAGTTATGTCAATCCCCTTTTTTAGCAGTAAATATAACTATGTGGCAAAGTGGCATGGTCCATTGCCATTTCGGAGAGATTACAACTAGTTGATGTGGCAAAGCCAAATGGTTAAGACTACTTTTTGAGGTCAGAGATTCTTTGTCCTCACTGGCTCCTCGTTCTTGTAACAGAAAATCGTTAACTTACACTCACTTTCTAATAGGCCTCTCTCTTTGACAATCTTTTATTCATCTCCTGATTTTCCTTTTCTCGACCCAATTTTTTCTTTCGTGGGTCGTAAGATATCAGAAAAGGAGGATCAGGAGCAGCGTAACCTTTACTATCATCATATTCAGCACACTTTATTAGGTAAGCAAGAATTTGTTCGTCATTTTAGGTTCATAGTTTTTCATTTATTGTTTTATGAAAGTTGGTTCTGTTGTTATATCAGACGATTTGGATTCATTTAAGTTCTGTAATAACAATTTCTGGAGGTAACAAAGATGAAACCTGGTCTTCTACTTTTCtgaatgttttatttatttatcaattttcaGTTACTTGAGGGTCAAGTCCAGCCCCAAGGCATTAAAAAGGTCAAAGAGAAGCAGGTAAACCAGCTAATACAGATTCTgttaaacgaaaaaaaaaaaaatttaccaatGTTTGTTGATGGATTGGGTCAAGATTGTGCAGCTAGAGCATTATTGAGGGACATTGGTATGTTCATTTTGAAATACATGGCCCGTGTTTATGGGGCTTTATTTAGAAACAATTCTGTTCCCTAATCTCCGTGTATAAGATTTTGTTACACCCTGACATACTTTAGACAAGATCAAAAAAGCAATATGCTTTGTGGGTCATCCTGAACACTCATGAAATTATTTGCATTCCTTGGATCTCAAGTCACATGCTCTAGCTTCTCAACTTAtgtttcttttcttatctttgaTGGACTTTCCTCTTTTGATTCAAGGATATTTATTGCAGGCTGGGAATGGAGTCCTTAAACCGAACCATGACGACAATGGAGAAACCACCGATTCCCAGCTCATCATCAGCAGATTGCAAACCACTAACCACGTTCGTTCAAACAAACACAGACGCGTTCAGGGAAGTAGTGCAGCGACTGACGGGTCCATCATCTATGGCGGGAGAAGGCATGGCATCAAAAGAAGGAGGATGCACGAAGAAGAACTCGAGCAAGCTCCATGAGAGAAGGAAATACATGAAGCCAAAGGTTGAGATTGTTAAGAGTAGTAGTTTGCATTGTAAATCAGGGGCGTGTTCGCCTTCGGTTTCAAGAAGCTCTAGCTACCCTGCTAGTCCTGTTTCAGGGAGCTTCCCGGCAAGCCCTCTCACACCTTCAACGATCTTCTCCAAGTTGAGCATTCTAGAAGATGACAAGAAAGATGATCTTGATTTAGACCTTAATATTGCAGTGCCGTCTGAGACGAAGATGATAAGCACAGAGgaacaagaagaagatgaagaagaagaagaagagagagctaTCAGAGAGAGGCGATTTTATTTGCATCCATCGCCTCGTCCCAAACCTGGATTTTCTGAACCTGAACTTCTGCCTTTGTTTCCCATGGCATCCACTGAGAAAGTGTAGTCTTCATCGTCGTCATCATTTGTAACTATATTATTGTTATGTATCTCTTAGCATATGCTTCAAATTACAGACATACATGGTATATATGCAACGCATTTGTAATATCAAATATTCCTCCTTCTGTTATTCTTTTCTCTGCTAATTTAAGCTACGAGAGCTTTTTTTTCTCTCCTACTTAAGGAAATTTTTATAATgtcacttatttttttataaattcttacAAATATACAAATATACAATGCAAAAAATGAAAAcgtcattattattttttcttattaaatcCAAATTCTTATTTTGTTCAGATAATTCTTGtacactttttatttaattttaaaaataatatatatacattaaaactAATTACTGTGGATGTATATATGGTGCGTTTTCTGATGGTCATCTTTGTTCCATAGCTATAGTGACTACAAATAACTAACAAATCACAATAAAATACGTGAAAGATAAAATGTTTGTTGACCATAATTTTGACCAgtacaataaatttttttctttttttttttttgtcttaactTCTTAGCATCAacgaaataataattaatatactaACAAAGAAGAAATGGGATTGGAACAAGGAAAAACGTCATCTAATCATATAATTCCTCTTCTTGGATTCACTCTGGCTACTAGATTTGGTTTGCCGCTACAAGTAATAGCCTCAAGTTGGTGAGAGATATCTTCTTCTACCTGGAGTTACATGGAACCGAATGCGATCTTTGTTTCGACGGGGCTTCTTGTTACAGTCCAGCAATCGGTATCCATGGCCATCGCCACCCATCTGCCTCCGCGCCTCTTCCTTGATGAGATTGCTTCCTTCGTTCCCTGCGATAATCGGAGGCTCTATTTTCATTTACCCAATACCCaaatttcccttttttttttgccattgttGCCTCCATCATCTTGTACCACATACCACCATTGCTCCGTTAGCTCTTCTCACTTTTCGTTAGCTCTGACATGAAAGTGGAATGCTAGGGGCtagcaattttggtgttttgtaaccatcaattggccatcaatagtatttttaatggtgtgagattacatctaatggtggaaAATCACTCACTTTTGTTTTAATGGTTAAATACTGGccagaaaacacaaaaattattggTCCCCAGACTTTTTCGACATAAAATTTGTCTTATCCATGTATTTAGGTGAAATACATTCCCTCAATTAGTTATGAGCATGATTTGAacctaattcaaattttaatctaacttttttttattgtcaAATATCACTTCTTTATTTATTAGTCAATTTATAGTCACATATAGTCACCATTAACTTAACCACCATAGAcctggcatatatatatatatatatatatatatatcattttcaATATTTATTCTGTATTGTTAAGTATATTTTATAACATTAAGCATCTCTTGTTCGGCACGAAACCAATATTCCCTATCCCTATTCTTGCTTATTCGGGACCGGGACCCCACTCTAAACGATCCCTCTCTCTCACATACGTCTTATATATGGAACAAGACATTGTCAGTGTAggtttttctttgaataaatgaaATTGTTTCTTACATCGTTAACTCACCTTCTTTCCGGAATTTGACACTGGGGGAGAATTCATTTCTCATATTATGTTTTACAAGTTATAATTGAATACTTATATGTTCACACTTGCACCATATATCTATGACTCTTATCTTCTTCTTATGGCTTCAGAAATGCATATTCATGCTTTTCTTTCCTTAACTTGAGATGCACATCCTATCACAGGGAACTACTTCCCAACTCTTTTCTTCAATAACACAGTAACTGAGAACTACTTCCCAACTCTTTTCTTCAATAACACAGTAACTGAGCTAGTGCTTAATCTGGAAGTTGCTCCTAGAAGCATGGTTGACCAACAAAGGATGATGGATTTGGTTTGCAGCATTGTTAATCATCTAGTTATTATTAAGAAAACTCTGCATGCATGTTGTTTTTGCTGCAGGCTTATTATCGATGTGCCTTTAATTGGTCATCGCCTTTCTGTCTTCCGTGATGGTAAGATGAGATGAGATGAATTAATTTTGCTATCTATCTCCACTATACTACTGCTACATGCATCAGTTTATTCATCTTTTGTGCTTTGCTGCCTTGCAGACCTTAATATCTTTCTCATATATCTATACCACAAGTAGTGGATGTGGAGAAGAGGATCATCAACCCGTGGAGCAACAAGAGAAGAAAATTAACTGACctactttaatttctttttttttcttaatgcTATCTCCCTCCCCCAGGAcagaattttctttttctctctttttaatttgCTCGGAACTGAAGTGCGAGAGAATGAATAGTATTTCAAAGATTAGCTGAAATCGATGTGATTTGGATCTAAATGTGATGTCCAGATTTTTTTCTGGTGAAagttttaatatctttttcaacgaCACAAAGCCGTCCAAAGTCTTTGATGGTGAATGGGAGTTGGTATCTAAAAGAGACTTTGATGCTTAAATTAACAAAGAATTTTAgccaaattttataaattaggaTTGAGAAATATCTGTGTGTGATTGAGTATTTATACAGTAAGAGTGATAGCCTTACTATCATTCTATCATTTATCCACTTATAAGGAtgggtgatttttttttttttttaggggtTGTTAGAGATCCTATATTTGAAATAGTGGGCAAATTTATTTGGATGCATGTTAGTGCAGTTAAGAAGTTAAGATTCTATATGTAAATCGAGCCTATAAAGTCAGGTATAGGTTGGTGTAGTGGATATAGACTCTTGGGTCTTATTCATTTTGGGCCTTACTTTGATACTGAGTCAGGATATAAACAGTGCCCATACTTGAGGTCAAGTTTAGTTAAGTCGGACTATAGCAATTCTATGAGTAAGTTGTGTTGTCAGTTAGGTGCTTAAGTCTAACCACTTCGCAAGTCGGTTTTTCGACATGATTCTATCTGAGGAGGTCGGCTGACTCAACGTGATTTTATGTGAGGAGGTCGGCTGACACGACATTATTTTGATTGATGTGATGTTTCATATTTTGTCACTGTTCGCGTGCCTTTTTAGTTTTCTTGGTAACTGTGCATAACATTTAAAATaggattaaattataattttgccCTTATTTATAGTTATATAAACTTGAttccctcttcttctttttcttctttttcacttcATTTCCTTTGCACAAAAGCTCCCACTTCTCTTACAAAACTTTACATTCCCTAAAAATTACTTTCTCTCTGAAGCCTTTTTTGATATTGCTGTATTTTAGGATTGTGTTTTGTTGTGTAattctctatcattaattcttcATCAAGgttagcattttttttcttttttttttttcattagttCTTTTTCCTACTTGTTGGTTACTATTCTTGCCATGCTATCTGTGTTCATATGAGAATGTCGCTttttatttactctttttttttctgataATGTAGTTTCATAAAAGCATCATTTTtagtattttgatattttttattgaatctTGTTATGGTGTGCATAGTTTTATGGTTAGTCTTGTTCCTAAATGGCGCTACCATCACCGTTGAGGATGACGTCCCTCAAAATCCTACAAGCCTAGGTCATGTTTTGGCCCCTGTTTTTATTTAGAAATGGCAATTATTGTTTGTATACTTTGTTGAAAAAGAACCACTCTACTGTTATTTGCTTTACCCGACTTTTATTGTTTCACATggctagttatttttattttgtaagtaTACAACCTATATGTCTCGATCTGTAGTCTAAATAATACCTTCCAAATTTTGAAACAGTCTAGATTGTATAGATAGTATAGTTTTAGCAGTCGTGTCGGTTATGAATAGGGAAATCCTATAAAACTTCCAACTTAAGTACCCCATTTGTAAGAAACAAGAGGATGAATAGAATTACGTTCTAGTAGCCTCTGATCTTGAAGAAAAAATCTATTATGCTCAATTTAAGAAATCAGAGCCACATTTTCTTTTTATGTATGAGTGCCTTTTCTTAGGCTAGGTgtaaaaactttttttattgattttgaacAAGATGTATTGTTAACTTCCCGATGTGCTCCAATCTAACTTCATCCAAACTTTTAGGACTTTATGAAAATCCACCAATCAGTTAGTCATGAGCTCGACCTTCTCTAATccctcaaaatttttttttatttgtttcaactGATCAAATCCTTTAGCTCAAAAAAATAATAGTGGGCTTCTTTTTGAGCTATTTAAGGTAAAAAAAGTTTTCTCTATTTTCGAAGAGTCCTTTcacgacttcaaaaattattacttCAAAATCCGACCTCGGGAGGGAGACTGACCTTTTTTTATGTTAATGAGAAATCCCAATATATGTTCTGTTTGTATTAGGAGGAGGAATCAAcagtattaaattataattttaaggaTCTTAATGAGGAGGAAGAACTGATCGTAACCTTCTTTCAAGAGTGTTAAGGTCGAGCTTTTAATCTCAACACCAAGAAATTTCTAGAAGCCAAACTGAGTTATATGCGAACCAAGTTAAGTAGATGACTTTATTTTATAGATAGCTTTTTGTATATAACACTTGAATTTATTAAGCCttgttttcttttacttttatgaAAATATAGTCAACAGCTCGAAGGCTTATAAAAAGCAAAAGCAAGCCAAGAAAAACTAAGCTATTTGCCAGGCTCAATAGGTAGAGGCCGAGAAGTCAGGCAACAGTATTCCTCCTCCTAAATCTGGTCTAACCTCCTTCAAGGCTAACAAATTTGCCCAATCCCCTCCGACTTCTTCTCCCCAGGTAATTCCCCCAGTTCCTCCTTTCTCTGAACCTCCAAAAGAAATAAACTCTGGTGTCTCTTGTAAACGCAAAACTCCTTGTCTACGACCAAAGGTTTAACATCATTAGCTTTAGTGAGGAGTTCATCTTACCGGATAGCACAATCAGTATGGATGATGCTAGCATATAAAAGAATTTAGAGGTGCTGGCTAGGGGTGGTATTTGAATAGCTAGGGTTTGTACCACTCTTGAAGAAACTCATGCAACTCTTCTCAACGCTACCCAAAAGAAGGTGACCAAACTTCGCCAAAAGATGGCAGACCTTGAAAAGAATAAAGCTAAATGGGTGATGGAGAGGGCCACAATGAAATCGGATGTAGCCTGACTTCGTGCCATGGTCAAAGAATCAGACAAAAAATGTcacatggtggagaatttgaaaaagaagattgaGGAGAGCTACCTTCGTGTCTTTAGGGAGAAGCTCGAGTTGGATGGGTAGCTCGAGGAGTTGAGGCAGAAGTATGAGGATTTAAAGGATTTTTCTGTCAATGGTCTGGACAAAACTATGGAGAAACCTTAAAGCCCACTTCAAAGTTTTGGCGCTCGACCTGGATATCTCGTTGATCGACCCTGACAAGGTCGTGATAAATGGTTAAATCATTTTTATTCCCGGTGATGACGAGACCGTCCAACCTGAAGATCCTAACACCTCTACTGCTGCTCCTGTTGAGGAACCTTCCCTACCTCCTAAAGACCAAGCTACTCCCCAAACTtagtttcttatcttttcttatattTGTTAAGTTGATAGCCTGAGTTGTGCACCTTCTTTGAACAATAGTTATGCTATAGATACTCTTGGCCTCCTTTTGGGcttgttaattttgatttttaccttttcaagttttgtgttacTTTGCTTCCcttattatcttataattttcaCATCATTTTTATAATAAGTTTCGCAATGCTAAGTTACTTTTGCGATTTATCTTTGTAGGATGTAGAACTCATTATTTCTGAAATGTTTAAAAACTTATTCTAATTTGCTTGTATAACTACTATACAACAACTTGGATCTCATTGTTTCATCATGCTAACCATAAGAGGCCAGCCATGATTTTCACATTTTGTCAAGTATGAGTTGgtacaaataaagaaataacaCATGGAAGGAAATGTActttattaattgaaataaattatAAACTTACTATTGCTACGAGTTCTTAAATTTCAACGCCTAACTCTTTTTATGATGCATCGTTAAAACCTCCTCTAGAAAAATTCATTGGGAAAAATCATGAAGTCCGAAAAAAGAGTACACCAAGAAGCAAGATTTGCTTTCTAGTTATAATATATCTTCATGTTGCAAGCATGCCACGAGCTAGATAGCTCGTTCCCCTTCAAatcggacaccttgtagtaaccttttcccaAAACGTCAATGATCTTATAGGTCATTTTCTGTTTGCTGCTAGCTTTTCTTCACCCACCTCTGCAATTTgatattatttctaattagaATGAGTTTTTTTATAGCAAAGTTTCATCTGATAACCCTTTGTTGTACCTCGTGTGGTGTAGGAGGTCGAATTCTTCTTTCATGCTTGGATATTGCTAATTTCATCATAGAATCTAACCCTTGGGCTTTCTTCATTTACTTCAATAGAGATCATAGCCTCTATACCATATGAAAGTTGGAAAGGGGACTCCCAAGTAGTTGATTGGGGAGTTGTCTGATATGGCCATATtacttgtggaagctcttctgcctttgctctttttgcttctttaagTCTTCTCTTTAGCTTAGGCAAAATGACCTTATTTGTGACTTCTGCTTGGCTATTTGTAAGAACCCGTGTTTTCACGTAAaacctttttaataaaataattttagtgcccagaatagattcaaaatttagaagttttaatttgaaaataaaaatgtgaaatttgatttcagtgaatttttctgagttggaaaatgtatttctttcggaaagtttttgtaaaaatgcgta
Coding sequences:
- the LOC112732973 gene encoding VQ motif-containing protein 31-like — translated: MESLNRTMTTMEKPPIPSSSSADCKPLTTFVQTNTDAFREVVQRLTGPSSMAGEGMASKEGGCTKKNSSKLHERRKYMKPKVEIVKSSSLHCKSGACSPSVSRSSSYPASPVSGSFPASPLTPSTIFSKLSILEDDKKDDLDLDLNIAVPSETKMISTEEQEEDEEEEEERAIRERRFYLHPSPRPKPGFSEPELLPLFPMASTEKV